The Sedimentisphaera salicampi genome includes a region encoding these proteins:
- a CDS encoding IS256 family transposase: MKRNYNTILEKAVEDFLAHSGKSLEDAIRITFETILKAEQDEFLGYVNGCRKDKSTSNKRNGYRQALVQGLQSTFRINIPRDRLGNFQPFFLDLLNSQRGKYDNLAFRLYSKGLTTRKIEEIFQELFEQNYSKSSISRITSNFTEYRKLWQNRPLDEDWYIIYIDAVKVKLRRDKVSNESMYVALGLKEDLSRDVLGVYNIPEESSEGWHSVLKDLKERGVKKVLCFAADGLKGLSETVSRVYPSSDFQRCLIHKLRNVLSKVRQNDKKEVASDFKAVFKLEDGSYRLEDGKCELDKFVKKWAKKYSSFENIFPEQERDDYFTYLKYPTKLHRMMYTTNWIEALNRIIRRTVKIRCSFPTEESALNLICARLMEHSETKLMRYKVTSLFACKDELDTMAKERRKISPQGTLR; this comes from the coding sequence ATGAAAAGGAATTATAACACAATTTTGGAAAAAGCGGTTGAAGATTTTCTTGCCCACAGCGGGAAAAGTTTGGAAGATGCAATTCGGATTACATTCGAGACTATTCTCAAAGCCGAGCAGGATGAATTTTTGGGTTACGTCAACGGCTGCCGGAAAGACAAATCCACGAGCAACAAGCGTAATGGTTACCGTCAGGCTTTAGTCCAGGGATTGCAATCCACTTTCAGGATAAACATTCCCCGAGATCGTCTTGGTAATTTTCAGCCATTTTTTCTTGATCTGTTAAATTCTCAGAGAGGCAAATATGATAATTTAGCCTTTAGGTTATACAGCAAAGGCCTTACGACTCGAAAGATCGAAGAGATTTTCCAGGAGCTTTTCGAGCAAAATTACTCCAAGAGCAGCATATCTCGCATAACCTCGAATTTCACAGAATACCGCAAGCTCTGGCAGAACAGGCCGCTGGATGAAGACTGGTACATCATTTACATTGATGCGGTAAAGGTAAAGCTTCGCAGGGACAAGGTTTCCAATGAATCGATGTACGTTGCTTTAGGGCTAAAGGAAGACCTAAGTCGAGATGTATTAGGTGTTTACAATATACCAGAAGAGAGCAGCGAAGGCTGGCATTCAGTTCTTAAAGACCTCAAAGAGCGTGGAGTAAAGAAGGTTCTTTGCTTTGCTGCAGATGGTCTAAAGGGTTTGTCGGAAACTGTGAGCAGGGTTTATCCTTCAAGCGATTTTCAACGTTGTCTTATTCATAAGCTTCGCAATGTACTCAGCAAGGTTCGCCAAAATGACAAGAAGGAAGTTGCCTCAGATTTCAAAGCGGTCTTCAAGCTTGAAGATGGCAGCTACCGTTTAGAAGATGGTAAATGCGAGCTGGATAAATTTGTGAAGAAATGGGCAAAGAAGTACAGCAGTTTTGAGAATATTTTCCCTGAGCAGGAGAGGGATGATTATTTCACATATTTGAAATATCCGACTAAACTGCATCGTATGATGTACACCACCAATTGGATAGAGGCTCTTAACAGGATAATCAGGAGAACCGTTAAAATACGCTGCAGCTTTCCTACAGAAGAAAGTGCGTTGAATCTGATCTGCGCCCGTTTAATGGAGCACAGTGAGACGAAATTGATGAGGTATAAAGTTACGAGTCTGTTTGCATGCAAGGATGAACTTGATACAATGGCAAAAGAAAGGCGGAAAATTTCACCTCAGGGTACCCTGAGGTGA
- a CDS encoding LamG-like jellyroll fold domain-containing protein — protein MHRLGLVIFILVFVEFVCCLGCAETVGFWSMDPLSGNPVVKDSSGHGNNLWYMGVAGYTTSNQTPPAEMFNAGFSGGVHSYAPSQQSGYGVLFFPPDQYGNNLDFSGSFTVEGFFRTNGEQSLAGPMQIFLQADSDFSYSMVLNESGRGAADFNINMLPGGIQSVTLNSRNYADGNWHYFVARYNNVSDRLTFGILNPDDSFDTSMKQFYDGSRLNQGNDESMFIGRETSGGAKTFNGLIDELRFSSDILTDDQLLAALPNKNAALKPSPAHYEKEVWINKSLQWIPAAGAESHRVYLGSEFPLQLRSEQQGTSYITGELEAGRTYYWRIDEVFEQEVVTGTTWQFSTVTSTCKFPSVHDENGDCYVDYVDFTGFMGHWLNGFDVTPYRNDMNYDDAQVVLDFEEANGYQTYDKVSDSMLRINSPFYEPEWEKGVYGNALRLDGGTNWITKSITQDKLPDDELTVESWVAIESYPVDDAAIVNQYTHPTAGYFLGLTKYGRWNFSVSVDGNWYTCWATMELPKYKWNHIAASFHKNNGLKLYLNSRLVGTAQTPSGVPLTPNSENDLMIGRDINTQWSGPYAHGAVNGILDELRVYNRALSAKEIRANYSKALPLESEPDLIPSKERFISDSQARPGYHAGTSANWTNEPTGLVYDPERREWHIFHQKNPSGSFWDHIHWGHLKSPDLANWDHMPNAIAPEPGIDSGGCWSGNAVYYNGTPTLVYTAIEGKAHVALATSVDGWKTWQKQGHVLSDVPPGYMDYRDPYVWEENGWWYMVIGSGVDGTGGAALLYKSTNLRDWQYLHPLYSGNIDVSGFYWEMPVFLPIGNGKHILLITTLESDGPARELYWVGTWQNEHFIPDHPEPRQLDVFNWMLAPAAYVSPQDGLPRIMGIVPEQRCPALIENAGWRHTFSLPRKLYAASDGTLRQQPAPELANLREYHLNIENQTLATGIGDETLRPAYGKMVEIKTEIDPQDSAIVGVKVLRSPDGAEETLIYYDRLASTINLDKRNSTLDKTGSETNLLSAPFDASGEPVRFHIYVDHSILDVFVNDRAVFSTRVYPTRADSEGVQLYSISGTAHINYLDLYKLRSVWDD, from the coding sequence ATGCATAGATTGGGACTGGTGATTTTTATATTAGTTTTTGTTGAATTTGTCTGCTGTTTAGGCTGTGCTGAGACGGTTGGATTTTGGTCTATGGATCCTTTATCCGGAAATCCGGTAGTAAAAGATTCAAGCGGGCATGGGAATAATCTCTGGTATATGGGAGTAGCAGGGTACACCACGTCTAACCAGACACCGCCCGCTGAGATGTTCAATGCCGGTTTCAGCGGCGGTGTTCATTCTTATGCCCCCTCACAGCAGTCAGGATACGGGGTACTGTTTTTTCCACCTGATCAATATGGAAATAATTTGGACTTCTCAGGTTCATTTACAGTTGAGGGGTTCTTCAGGACAAATGGCGAGCAGTCTCTTGCCGGCCCAATGCAGATTTTTCTACAGGCAGACAGCGATTTCAGCTACAGTATGGTGCTAAATGAGAGCGGAAGAGGGGCTGCCGACTTCAACATCAATATGCTTCCTGGAGGTATCCAGTCTGTTACTCTAAACAGCAGAAATTATGCCGATGGAAACTGGCATTATTTCGTTGCGAGGTACAATAATGTATCCGACAGGCTAACCTTCGGTATCCTAAACCCAGACGACAGCTTTGATACCAGTATGAAGCAATTTTATGACGGAAGCCGTTTGAATCAAGGGAATGACGAATCAATGTTTATAGGCAGGGAAACTTCCGGCGGCGCAAAAACTTTTAATGGCCTGATAGATGAGCTGCGTTTCAGTTCAGATATTCTCACTGACGATCAGCTTCTAGCCGCATTGCCTAATAAAAATGCTGCCCTTAAACCTTCCCCTGCCCATTATGAAAAGGAAGTTTGGATAAATAAATCTCTTCAGTGGATACCTGCTGCTGGTGCAGAAAGCCACAGGGTTTACCTCGGCAGTGAATTTCCTCTGCAGCTTCGTTCTGAACAGCAGGGAACTTCCTATATTACAGGAGAACTTGAAGCAGGAAGAACGTATTATTGGAGAATTGACGAAGTCTTTGAACAGGAAGTTGTTACGGGCACTACTTGGCAGTTCTCAACGGTAACCTCGACCTGCAAATTTCCTTCAGTTCACGATGAAAATGGAGACTGCTATGTAGATTATGTTGATTTTACTGGTTTTATGGGTCATTGGCTAAACGGGTTTGATGTAACTCCCTATCGAAATGATATGAATTATGATGATGCTCAAGTGGTCTTGGACTTTGAAGAAGCTAATGGATACCAAACTTACGACAAAGTCTCGGATTCAATGCTGAGAATAAACAGTCCGTTTTATGAGCCTGAATGGGAAAAAGGTGTTTATGGGAATGCTCTTCGCTTAGACGGGGGAACAAACTGGATAACAAAATCTATAACTCAAGACAAACTTCCCGACGATGAGCTTACGGTTGAGTCTTGGGTAGCAATTGAATCTTATCCTGTAGATGATGCTGCGATTGTAAACCAATATACACATCCAACAGCCGGCTATTTTCTTGGCCTTACTAAGTATGGAAGATGGAATTTTTCTGTTTCTGTAGATGGGAATTGGTACACATGCTGGGCGACGATGGAGCTGCCGAAATATAAGTGGAATCATATCGCAGCTTCCTTTCATAAAAATAACGGCCTTAAACTTTATCTTAACAGCCGCCTTGTTGGTACAGCGCAAACCCCCTCAGGCGTGCCCCTTACGCCAAATTCAGAGAATGATCTTATGATAGGCAGAGACATCAATACTCAATGGTCTGGCCCTTATGCCCATGGCGCTGTAAATGGCATACTTGATGAGCTCAGGGTATACAACAGAGCCCTTTCTGCCAAGGAAATCAGAGCAAACTATTCAAAGGCCTTGCCTCTGGAAAGCGAACCAGACCTGATTCCTTCAAAAGAAAGGTTTATATCTGATTCTCAAGCACGCCCGGGATATCACGCTGGCACTTCAGCAAACTGGACCAATGAGCCAACAGGATTGGTTTACGACCCAGAACGCCGAGAGTGGCATATTTTTCACCAGAAAAATCCTTCAGGAAGTTTCTGGGATCATATACATTGGGGGCACCTGAAAAGTCCTGATCTGGCCAACTGGGACCATATGCCTAATGCTATAGCCCCTGAGCCCGGCATAGATTCAGGCGGGTGCTGGTCCGGCAATGCGGTTTATTACAACGGCACACCCACTTTAGTTTATACAGCAATTGAAGGTAAGGCGCATGTGGCCCTTGCCACGAGCGTTGATGGATGGAAAACTTGGCAGAAGCAGGGGCATGTGCTTAGTGATGTTCCCCCAGGATATATGGATTATCGTGATCCTTACGTCTGGGAGGAAAACGGTTGGTGGTATATGGTTATAGGCTCAGGTGTAGATGGTACAGGCGGTGCAGCACTGCTGTACAAATCTACCAACCTCAGAGACTGGCAGTATCTCCATCCTCTGTACAGCGGAAATATCGACGTTTCAGGTTTTTACTGGGAAATGCCTGTTTTTCTGCCGATTGGAAATGGCAAGCATATCCTTCTGATTACTACGCTGGAATCTGACGGACCGGCAAGAGAGCTTTATTGGGTTGGTACATGGCAGAATGAGCACTTCATTCCTGACCACCCCGAGCCCAGGCAGCTTGATGTGTTTAACTGGATGCTTGCCCCTGCGGCTTATGTTTCCCCTCAGGACGGGTTGCCGAGAATAATGGGGATTGTGCCGGAGCAGAGATGTCCTGCACTTATTGAAAATGCAGGTTGGCGCCATACCTTTTCGCTGCCTCGCAAATTATATGCAGCTTCTGATGGTACTCTAAGACAGCAGCCTGCCCCTGAGCTTGCAAACCTCAGAGAGTATCACCTGAATATAGAAAACCAAACGCTGGCTACCGGCATCGGAGATGAAACGCTTCGTCCAGCCTACGGCAAGATGGTTGAAATTAAAACAGAAATAGACCCTCAGGATTCTGCTATTGTTGGTGTGAAAGTATTAAGAAGTCCTGACGGCGCAGAAGAAACTTTAATATACTATGACCGTCTGGCAAGTACAATAAATTTAGATAAGAGAAACTCAACCCTTGATAAGACTGGTTCGGAGACAAACCTATTAAGCGCCCCATTTGATGCCTCTGGCGAGCCGGTTAGATTCCATATTTATGTTGACCACAGTATTTTAGATGTTTTTGTTAATGACAGGGCTGTTTTCAGTACTCGTGTTTATCCAACTCGGGCAGACAGTGAAGGTGTGCAGTTGTACTCCATAAGCGGGACTGCTCATATTAATTATCTCGATCTTTACAAGCTGCGTTCGGTTTGGGATGATTAG
- a CDS encoding quaternary amine ABC transporter ATP-binding protein, with the protein MSVIQVKNLFKVFGRNPSRVFPLIEKGMNKEEILAKTGCTIGVNDASFEVQKGETFVIMGLSGSGKSTLVRCLNRLISPTRGSVIVDDKDIMDLDQKNLNKLRSQKMSMVFQHFGLLPHKNVLNNVAFGLEIRGVEKNKRYELAEKAVKLVGLTGYEDSKTAELSGGMQQRVGLARALAADTDIILMDEAFSALDPLIRTNMQDELLELQAKMHKTIVFITHDLDEALKLGDRIAIMKDGFIEQIGTPEDILIAPASQYIRDFVENVDRSKVITAKTVMRKPEVIASHKDGPAQALRQMERSGLSTLFVVNENREFIGHVKIDDAIRLSKENKKKLDEIIIKDAYTSTPDTAIAEMIPAASETALPIPVISEDGHFEGIVTRASILAAMSSEGDNNES; encoded by the coding sequence ATGTCAGTAATTCAAGTTAAAAACCTTTTCAAGGTTTTTGGAAGGAATCCCTCAAGGGTTTTCCCTCTGATTGAAAAGGGAATGAACAAAGAAGAGATTCTGGCCAAAACCGGCTGCACCATAGGCGTTAATGATGCCTCTTTTGAGGTGCAGAAGGGAGAGACCTTCGTTATTATGGGTCTTTCCGGAAGCGGTAAATCCACGCTGGTTCGCTGCCTGAACCGTCTTATCAGTCCGACAAGAGGTTCAGTAATAGTTGACGACAAGGATATAATGGATCTCGACCAGAAAAACCTCAATAAGCTCAGAAGCCAGAAGATGTCGATGGTTTTCCAGCACTTCGGCCTACTGCCTCACAAGAACGTGTTGAATAACGTTGCTTTCGGGCTTGAAATCAGAGGTGTTGAAAAGAATAAAAGATACGAGCTTGCTGAAAAGGCCGTTAAGCTTGTTGGCCTTACAGGCTATGAAGACAGCAAAACCGCAGAGCTCAGCGGCGGTATGCAACAGAGAGTGGGGCTTGCAAGGGCTCTGGCCGCTGATACCGACATAATCCTTATGGATGAGGCTTTCAGTGCTTTGGACCCGCTTATCAGGACTAATATGCAGGATGAGCTGCTTGAGCTTCAGGCTAAAATGCACAAGACGATTGTCTTTATTACTCACGACCTCGACGAAGCACTCAAACTCGGCGACAGGATCGCTATTATGAAAGACGGTTTCATTGAACAGATCGGTACGCCGGAAGATATACTTATCGCTCCTGCATCTCAGTATATCCGTGATTTCGTTGAGAATGTTGACAGGTCTAAGGTGATTACAGCCAAAACTGTTATGAGGAAGCCGGAAGTGATTGCTTCTCATAAAGACGGACCCGCTCAGGCTCTCAGGCAGATGGAACGCTCCGGACTTTCAACTCTGTTTGTTGTTAATGAAAACAGAGAATTCATCGGTCACGTGAAAATTGATGATGCAATCAGGCTTTCTAAAGAGAATAAGAAAAAGCTTGATGAAATTATCATAAAAGATGCATACACAAGCACGCCAGATACCGCTATTGCCGAAATGATACCGGCAGCCTCTGAAACCGCTCTGCCTATTCCTGTAATAAGCGAGGACGGACACTTTGAGGGGATTGTTACCCGCGCCAGCATTCTGGCAGCAATGTCATCGGAAGGAGATAATAATGAATCTTAA
- a CDS encoding LamG-like jellyroll fold domain-containing protein, whose translation MNRLLEKTAFIAMIIAVSVCFAQTTARWSMEWTHLANPSVYDIAFGLGQGTIGGSGENVVEFDHLWYFGNAGFTENSLQPPQTLFSDGYFPRGASYDSGAQFGDGVLFFPQDQYGNEFDYYDSFTVEGFFKTHGDQSESGPQQILRQAENDYSYGISINEGGAGCLRFAIDSTIDGIIFADTNLGNYADGQWYYFAARYNDPSDEISLTVLSQDGQVEQKNVQLASGSEVRRGGSSNMLIGRKNYSGSWQFAGLIDELRLSGGFVSNTNLIGNLPASKNPQPKPRQDDVDLDVQLQWESSQDIYAYNVYFGQTDPPAFKKQQTQTVYSPETLNPGTTYLWRVDDILKDGTIVKGEVWSFTTKRPSCDFFTVHDYNDDCVIDTNDLAHFAAAWLDCGIVPESDCL comes from the coding sequence TTGAATCGTTTGTTAGAGAAAACAGCTTTCATTGCGATGATAATTGCAGTATCAGTTTGTTTTGCCCAGACAACTGCACGCTGGTCTATGGAGTGGACTCATCTTGCAAATCCTTCTGTTTATGATATCGCATTTGGGCTTGGCCAAGGCACGATCGGCGGGTCGGGGGAAAATGTTGTCGAATTCGACCATCTCTGGTATTTCGGTAACGCAGGCTTTACTGAAAATTCTCTGCAGCCTCCGCAAACTCTCTTTTCCGATGGTTATTTCCCGAGAGGCGCTTCCTATGATTCAGGTGCGCAGTTTGGTGATGGGGTGCTTTTTTTTCCGCAGGATCAATATGGTAATGAATTTGATTATTACGACTCCTTTACAGTGGAAGGTTTTTTCAAGACTCACGGGGATCAATCGGAAAGCGGTCCTCAGCAAATTCTTCGTCAGGCTGAGAATGATTACAGTTATGGAATATCAATCAATGAAGGTGGAGCAGGCTGTCTAAGGTTCGCAATTGATTCGACTATTGACGGAATAATTTTTGCGGATACGAATTTGGGCAATTATGCTGATGGGCAATGGTATTATTTTGCTGCCCGTTATAATGACCCCTCCGATGAAATTTCTTTAACAGTTTTGTCGCAGGACGGGCAGGTAGAACAGAAGAATGTGCAGCTTGCTTCAGGTTCTGAGGTGCGAAGAGGCGGAAGTTCGAATATGCTCATCGGACGTAAAAACTACAGCGGAAGTTGGCAGTTTGCGGGCCTTATTGATGAATTAAGGCTGAGCGGGGGCTTTGTTTCAAATACCAATCTTATTGGCAATCTCCCTGCTTCTAAGAACCCGCAGCCGAAACCAAGGCAGGATGATGTTGATTTGGACGTGCAGTTACAGTGGGAATCAAGCCAAGATATATACGCTTACAATGTGTATTTTGGCCAAACAGACCCACCTGCTTTTAAGAAACAGCAAACACAAACTGTTTATTCTCCGGAAACATTAAATCCGGGCACAACCTATCTCTGGCGGGTTGATGATATCCTCAAAGATGGGACTATTGTAAAAGGAGAGGTTTGGTCATTTACTACAAAACGGCCTTCTTGCGATTTTTTTACAGTTCATGATTATAATGATGACTGCGTTATAGATACAAATGATCTTGCTCATTTTGCTGCGGCTTGGCTGGATTGCGGAATAGTTCCTGAAAGCGACTGTTTATAA
- a CDS encoding LamG domain-containing protein translates to MKINRLVSLLFLLAASIMVSAATPISHWSMDYTGAVNPVVNDSATETGQGNLSGGLPVEESEDHLYFFPENGYVSGYDTPPASMFNDGFSGGEESFYAGYMQGQDGVLFFPQDGYGNEFDFADSFTIEGFFKTDGDQSQNGFQQILIQDEAGFSYNITLNEGGEGALMFAVNTIASGTGQITTVYAGGPGVANFADGTWHYFAARFDDRNDRFSLTVMKENGSVYSATQALPGGSELLHEGAGNMLIGRENFTGGRNFNGFIDELRFSSGIVSDTQLMGAVPVSVSVIQPQDGQENVVAEDAYLEWWGDEEVIASYDVYLGESQTSMSKLDNVSQSFYDSLSGLQENTTYYWKVDGLDASGNVEVNGPVWTFTTRQAPQKVLEWKMDESSGQTVQDTSGNGNDGNFDGWANPTWTEGFEGNCLEFNGGGSVVNQSPVNLPLGSEDSWTMNIFVYIDQPLDEETIIAGMGDQMFTSSENTEDPSADPNMFGSLRYISSFPWSGITFYGNRTDVESGVDFTTGTWQMITATYDGWTNQCVLYRNGSELASAQFDLNDSSSQVKASTYQNIWSNTLNFVGKLDEFSIYDQKLSPAEVGGMSPWAYSPYPADGAQGIDIDVELSWNAGKDAVSHDVYFGTDPNNLTFQGNQSSTTYDPGSLDWSATYYWRVDQVDSMSNTLQGKVWSFTTVIPQCDPPLPGDADGNCYIDLMDLAVMSSNWLKCNLVPSEACP, encoded by the coding sequence ATGAAAATTAATAGATTAGTTTCATTACTGTTTCTGCTTGCGGCGAGCATTATGGTTTCCGCTGCTACTCCAATAAGTCATTGGAGTATGGATTACACCGGAGCAGTTAATCCTGTGGTTAATGATTCCGCTACTGAGACAGGCCAAGGGAACTTGAGTGGTGGATTGCCTGTCGAAGAATCGGAAGATCACCTTTATTTCTTCCCTGAAAACGGATATGTATCTGGTTATGATACACCGCCCGCTAGTATGTTCAACGATGGATTTTCTGGCGGCGAAGAATCGTTTTATGCTGGATATATGCAGGGTCAGGACGGCGTTTTGTTTTTTCCTCAGGACGGCTACGGAAATGAATTCGATTTCGCTGATTCTTTTACGATTGAAGGATTTTTCAAAACTGATGGAGACCAGTCTCAAAATGGATTTCAGCAAATTCTGATTCAGGATGAAGCTGGATTCAGTTATAACATCACGCTTAACGAAGGCGGTGAAGGAGCTTTAATGTTTGCTGTAAACACGATAGCCTCTGGAACCGGCCAGATCACCACAGTATATGCAGGGGGGCCGGGAGTCGCGAACTTCGCGGATGGTACATGGCATTATTTTGCAGCCCGTTTCGATGACCGCAACGACCGTTTTTCTTTAACTGTAATGAAAGAGAATGGTTCGGTTTACTCCGCAACACAGGCCCTTCCAGGCGGTTCTGAGCTCCTTCATGAAGGAGCGGGGAATATGCTTATCGGCAGAGAAAACTTTACAGGCGGCCGGAATTTTAACGGGTTTATAGATGAACTTCGTTTCAGCTCGGGGATTGTATCTGATACGCAGCTTATGGGTGCAGTGCCGGTTAGCGTAAGCGTGATCCAGCCTCAGGACGGTCAAGAGAATGTTGTGGCTGAGGATGCCTATCTTGAGTGGTGGGGTGATGAAGAGGTTATCGCTTCTTATGATGTCTATCTTGGAGAATCACAGACCAGTATGTCCAAGCTTGATAATGTTTCTCAGAGCTTTTATGATTCTCTCTCAGGCCTTCAAGAAAACACCACTTACTACTGGAAGGTTGATGGTTTGGATGCCTCAGGGAATGTTGAGGTTAATGGCCCTGTCTGGACTTTCACGACACGTCAGGCTCCTCAAAAGGTTCTTGAATGGAAAATGGATGAAAGCTCAGGCCAGACCGTACAAGACACTTCTGGAAATGGTAATGACGGCAACTTTGACGGATGGGCAAATCCAACATGGACAGAGGGCTTTGAAGGGAACTGCCTTGAGTTCAACGGGGGAGGTTCTGTAGTGAATCAGAGCCCTGTTAATCTGCCTCTGGGAAGCGAAGATTCATGGACAATGAATATCTTTGTGTATATCGATCAGCCTCTTGATGAAGAAACCATCATTGCTGGAATGGGCGACCAGATGTTTACCTCAAGCGAAAACACAGAAGACCCTTCAGCAGATCCTAATATGTTCGGTTCATTGCGCTATATTTCTTCTTTCCCATGGAGCGGGATTACGTTTTACGGCAATCGGACAGATGTTGAATCGGGCGTAGATTTTACCACAGGCACATGGCAGATGATTACAGCAACCTATGACGGATGGACTAATCAGTGCGTTCTTTATAGAAACGGATCTGAGTTAGCTTCAGCACAGTTTGATTTGAATGATTCCAGTTCTCAGGTGAAGGCCTCTACTTATCAGAATATATGGTCAAATACTTTGAATTTTGTCGGCAAACTTGATGAGTTCAGCATCTACGACCAGAAACTTTCGCCGGCGGAAGTGGGTGGTATGTCTCCATGGGCATACAGCCCGTATCCTGCAGACGGGGCTCAGGGTATTGATATTGATGTCGAACTGAGCTGGAATGCAGGGAAAGATGCAGTAAGCCATGATGTGTATTTCGGCACCGATCCCAATAACCTTACATTCCAGGGGAATCAGAGCTCTACAACTTACGACCCTGGCAGTCTTGACTGGTCTGCCACATATTACTGGAGGGTTGATCAGGTTGACAGTATGTCCAATACTCTTCAGGGTAAAGTTTGGAGCTTCACCACTGTTATTCCTCAATGTGATCCGCCATTACCGGGCGATGCTGACGGAAACTGCTATATTGACTTAATGGACCTTGCTGTGATGTCATCGAATTGGCTCAAATGCAACCTTGTGCCATCCGAAGCTTGTCCATAG